ACGGCGATCCGGACCGAGTACCTGCACGGCGGCTACGGCAACGCCGCCGGCCTGGTGGACAACCCGGCGCTGGTGACCCGACGCGCCGCCGAACTGGCCGAACGGCTGTCCGGTTGGCGGCCCGAGGGCGGCTCGGCGACCCCGATGCTGGCGATGTACGGCGCCGACCACGGCGCCCCGGCGGCGAACACCCCCGACCTGCTCGCCGGGGCGGCCGAGCAGACCGGCCTGCGCCTGCGGGTCGGCACCCTGGCCGAGTACTTCGCCGACCAGCCGACGGAGGTGACCGGCCTGCCGGAGGTACGCGGCGAACTGCGCTCGCACGCCCGGGCCAACATCCTGCCCGGGGTCTACTCGGTCCGGGCACACCTGAAGCAGGCGATGGGCCGGGCCGAGCGGTGTGTCGAGCGGTACGCGGAGCCGATGGCCGCACTCTGGTACGACTCCTCCGCGCAGCGCTTCCTGGACATGGCCTGGGTACGGCTGATCGAGGCGAGCTGCCACGACTCGGTGACCGGCTGCGGTTGCGACGAGACGGCCGAGCAGGTGGCCACCCGGATCGCCGAGGCGGAACAGCTCGGCCGGGCGGTGCACGACCTGGTCGGCGCCCGGCGTGCGGCCCAAACTCCCCGGGACGGCCACCTCGTGTTCAATCCGACGCCCCGGCCCCGGACCGCCCTGGTCCGACTGGACGTGGCGCTGCCCTCGGTCGGGGCACCGGTGGCGTTGGAGACCGGGGCCGGTGCGGTCGTACCCACCCAGCGGCTCGGGGTGACGCCCACGGTGCTCGCCGACGACTGGTACGACGAGCCGGCCCTGCCGATGGTGCTGGCCCGGGTACACGGCGTCGAGCTGTACGGACAGGAGATCACCAGGTGGTCGGTGTCGTCGCCGGAGGAGGAGAACGCCGGCAGCCCGGCTTCCCCGCACCCGGCCTCGTCGAGCGGCCGCCCTCCCCGGTCCGGAACGCTCACCTTCCACGTCGCCAGCCACGGCGACCCGGAGTTCGACGTCGCCCAGGTGCGCGCCGCACTGGCCGCCGCCACGGCGGCCCCGGACGGTGCCGCCCGGGACGAGGTGTCCGGTCCGGACCGCGGCGTGCCCGGCCGGGACCGGCGCTGGCGGGTACGGATCCTCGCCGAGCCACGGGCGGCGGTCGCCGCCCTGGTCGAGCTGCCCGCGCTGGGTTGGACCAGCGTACGACCGGTGCCGGTGCCCGCATCGATCATCGCTTCGCCGTCGTCGGTGGTCGCCCGGGGGCGGATGCTGGACAACGGCCTGCTCCGCGTCGACGTGGCCGACGACGGCACCCTGCTGCTGCGCACGCCGGACGGGCTGCGGGTCGACGGGATCGGTCGGATCGTGGACGGTGGCGACGTCGGAGACAGCTACAACTACGCGGCACCGGCGACGGACGCGCTGATCGACAAGCCACAGTCGGTCCGGACCGCGATCCTGCACGAGGGGCCGATCGTCGCGGTGCTGGACGTGCTGCGTACCTACCGGTGGCCGGTGGGCGCGGAGCCGGCGGCGGGGACCCGGTCGGTGCGTACCGAGTCGGTCACCGTGGCCACCCGGCTGGAACTGCGGGCGGGTGAGCCGTTCCTGCGGGTGGCGACGAGTTTCGACAACCGGTCGGAGGACCATCGGGTACGGCTGCACCTGCCGCTGCCGTCCCGGGCCGACACGTCGTACGCCCAGGGGCAGTTCGCGGTCGTCGCCCGGGGACTGACCAGCGAGGGCGGGGGTGGTGAGGTGCCGTTGCCGACCTATCCGGCGGCCGGGTTCGTGGCGGCCGGCGGACCGGACGGCTCGCTGGCGGTGCTGTTGACCCAGCCGAGCGAGTACGAGTTGGTCGACGGCGGACGTGAACTGGCGCTGACCCTGCTGCGGTCGATCGGCATGCTGTCCCGGAACCGGAACGCGATGCGGGACGAGCCGGCCGGGCCACAACTGCCGACGCCGTTGGCGCAGTGCCGGGGGGAGCGGACCGCCGAGTTCGCCCTGCTGCCGTTCCGGGGAGGCTGGCACGCCGCGGGGGTGTCGGCGGCGGCCGAGGCGTACCGGCACGAGGTGCTGGCGTTCGCCGGTGCCGGACCAGCGGGTGGGGAGCTTCCGCCCGACCGCGCCGGCCTGTGGGTGGACGGCGACGGCGTGGTGCTGACCAGCGTCCGGGACCGGGACGGCCGGGTCGAGGTACGGGTGGTGGCGGAGCATCCCCGGGACACGACGGCGATCGTCGGCGCCGGTCGCCGGCTGTCGGCGGCGCGCCGGGCCGACCTGTTGGGTCGACCCGGCGCGATCCTGCCGATCGGTGCCGACGGCGCGGTACGACTGCCGCTACGGGCCTGGGAGATCGCCACCGTGCAGCTCGATCTCGACGCGCCGTAGCCGGCCTCCGCTGGCAGGGTCACTTCGAGGGTTGGGGCACGTCACACTCGAGTTCGGGGTTCAGGCCGACGTAGTTCAGCGGGCCCGCGATGACCGTCACGACGGTGGTGCCGACCTCGGCGCAGTTGTCGTTGTCCCGATCGAAGTATCCGCGTTGTCCGGCCGCGATCGCGCCGATGATCAGCCAGATCAATACGATGACGCCGCCTACCGATCCGTACCGCATGAGAGCCTCCCAGCTAGGGAATGGGTTCGAGCCCGGCGTGGGGATCCACCGGGTTCGAGGACCCTGATACCCATTCCCGGATCACGCGCAAACGCCCGTAGCCGGCGGCGTCCGGTCCGGCTCAGCCGAGCCGGTGCGGCCCGGCCCCCTCCGTGCCGAGGACGTCCCGGGGGTTGACCAGTCCGCACTGCTCGAACGAGAGGCAGCCGCAGCCGATGCATTCGGTGAACAGGTCGCGCATCCGTTCCAGCCGGGCGATCCGGCCGTTGAGTTCGGTGCTCCAGCACTCGGAGGCGCGGAGCCAGAACTCCCGGGTGGGTGCGACGTCGTCGGGCAGGAAGCCGAGGACCTCCCCGATGACCGAGAGCGGGATGCCCACGCTCTGCGAGGCCCGGATGAAGGCGACCTTGCGCAGCGTAGTGCGGTGGTAGCGCCGCTGGTTGCCGGAGGTACGCCGGCTGCCGATCAGCCCCTGCCGTTCGTAGAACCGCAGGGCCGA
The nucleotide sequence above comes from Plantactinospora soyae. Encoded proteins:
- a CDS encoding glycoside hydrolase family 38 N-terminal domain-containing protein; this translates as MTAERRATAAERLTIVVVPHTHWDREWYEPFQRFRLRLVALLDEVFERMERDPRQRFTLDGQLAAVDDYLEVRPERRDQVAALVADGRLAVGPWQILLDEFLCSGENIVRNLELGLRRSAGFGGAMPVGYLPDMFGHVAQMPQILAGAGLAHACVWRGVPERVRTSAFAWISPDGTAIRTEYLHGGYGNAAGLVDNPALVTRRAAELAERLSGWRPEGGSATPMLAMYGADHGAPAANTPDLLAGAAEQTGLRLRVGTLAEYFADQPTEVTGLPEVRGELRSHARANILPGVYSVRAHLKQAMGRAERCVERYAEPMAALWYDSSAQRFLDMAWVRLIEASCHDSVTGCGCDETAEQVATRIAEAEQLGRAVHDLVGARRAAQTPRDGHLVFNPTPRPRTALVRLDVALPSVGAPVALETGAGAVVPTQRLGVTPTVLADDWYDEPALPMVLARVHGVELYGQEITRWSVSSPEEENAGSPASPHPASSSGRPPRSGTLTFHVASHGDPEFDVAQVRAALAAATAAPDGAARDEVSGPDRGVPGRDRRWRVRILAEPRAAVAALVELPALGWTSVRPVPVPASIIASPSSVVARGRMLDNGLLRVDVADDGTLLLRTPDGLRVDGIGRIVDGGDVGDSYNYAAPATDALIDKPQSVRTAILHEGPIVAVLDVLRTYRWPVGAEPAAGTRSVRTESVTVATRLELRAGEPFLRVATSFDNRSEDHRVRLHLPLPSRADTSYAQGQFAVVARGLTSEGGGGEVPLPTYPAAGFVAAGGPDGSLAVLLTQPSEYELVDGGRELALTLLRSIGMLSRNRNAMRDEPAGPQLPTPLAQCRGERTAEFALLPFRGGWHAAGVSAAAEAYRHEVLAFAGAGPAGGELPPDRAGLWVDGDGVVLTSVRDRDGRVEVRVVAEHPRDTTAIVGAGRRLSAARRADLLGRPGAILPIGADGAVRLPLRAWEIATVQLDLDAP
- the soxR gene encoding redox-sensitive transcriptional activator SoxR, whose product is MSWRAEELTIGELAERSGVPASALRFYERQGLIGSRRTSGNQRRYHRTTLRKVAFIRASQSVGIPLSVIGEVLGFLPDDVAPTREFWLRASECWSTELNGRIARLERMRDLFTECIGCGCLSFEQCGLVNPRDVLGTEGAGPHRLG